The Pristiophorus japonicus isolate sPriJap1 chromosome 3, sPriJap1.hap1, whole genome shotgun sequence genome has a segment encoding these proteins:
- the LOC139259569 gene encoding interferon-induced protein with tetratricopeptide repeats 5-like, translating to MSNTQKDLLKVSLDWLQCHFTWGPQKENIDLDDMKYRLQDSIQAGVKYQARSYNHLAFVNCLQGNCEEAIQNLKEAEKILRENHEHEFERRSIITYGNYAWVYYHMGQLTEAQSYLDKLEMICKQFTDGSRYTALIPEVYGEKGWSLLKSSRKYYEEAKECFEKALEEDPDDTEWNVGYATALFRLEGFSSTPESGDRSQSVKRLQRVLELDPDDSVAMVMLALKLQEFNQKEEALKLVEQALQKSPDLPYVTRYAAKFYRREGDVEKAVELLKKALEISPNSTFIHHQIGLCYRKKLFQLIKYPGSKDPRNAAFQQKAELIKLCKYHFEKAFEPRPLTFICAQLDFAEICSLNGEYLKAEEIYSNLLKLDDFHPDNKQAVYAQFGLYELHHKRSESNAISYFLEGLKIQRDTVEWQLCRENLRKIATKQIDRNPRDSKAFGVLGLLHQLDGEKCEAIECFEKALEFDCDNEEYLSALCELRLSI from the coding sequence CAACACACAGAAGGATTTGTTGAAAGTGAGTCTCGATTGGCTTCAATGTCACTTCACATGGGGCCCACAGAAAGAAAACATTGACTTGGACGACATGAAGTATAGATTGCAAGATTCAATACAGGCTGGTGTGAAATATCAGGCCAGGTCTTACAACCACCTCGCTTTTGTAAACTGTCTGCAAGGCAACTGTGAAGAGGCAATTCAAAACTTAAAGGAAGctgaaaagattctgagggagaaccatgaacatgaatttgaaagaagaagcatcatcacctatggaaactatgcctgggtatattatcacatgggccaactgacagaggcccagtcctacctcgacaagctggagatgatctgtaaacaatttactgatggctctcggtatacagcactgatacctgaagtatacggggagaagggttggtcactGTTGAAATCTTCCAGGAAATATTATGAAGAGGCAAAGGAATGTTTTGAGAAGGCTCTGGAGGAAGATCCTGATGACACTGAATGGAACGTTGGCTATGCGACTGCTCTGTTCCGTCTGGAAGGGTTTTCTagtaccccagagagtggtgaccgcagCCAATCAGTGAAGCGGTTACAACGTGTGCTGGAACTTGATCCAGATGACTCTGTAGCCATGGTGATGTTGGCTCTAAAACTACAAGAGTTCAATCAAAAGGAGGAAGCACTGAAATTAGTTGAACAAGCATTGCAGAAGTCCCCTGATCTTCCATATGTAACTCGTTACGCAGCAAAATTTTACAGAAGAGAAGGAGATGTGGAAAAAGCTGTGGAGCTATTGAAGAAAGCATTAGAAATTAGCCCAAACTCAACCTTCATACACCACCAAATAGGTCTGTGTTACAGAAAAAAACTATTTCAACTGATCAAATATCCAGGCAGCAAAGACCCTCGCAATGCTGCTTTTCAACAGAAAGCTGAGTTGATCAAACTATGCAAgtaccattttgaaaaggcatttgagCCCCGCCCATTAACATTTATTTGTGCACAACTGGATTTTGCAGAAATCTGTTCATTAAATGGAGAATATCTcaaagcagaggagatttacagtaaTCTACTGAAATTAGATGATTTTCATCCTGATAATAAGCAGGCAGTATATGCGCAGTTTGGGTTATATGAACTGCATCACAAAAGATCTGAATCAAATGCCATCAGCTATTTTCTGGAAGGACTTAAAATCCAACGTGACACAGTGGAATGGCAATTGTGTCGCGAAAacttgagaaagattgcaacaaaACAAATTGACAGGAATCCCAGAGACAGCAAGGCCTTTGGTGTTCTTGGGTTACTGCACCAGCTGGATGGGGAGAAGTGTGAAGCTATTGAGTGCTTTGAAAAGGCCTTGGAGTTTGATTGTGACAATGAAGAATATCTAAGTGCTCTTTGTGAATTACGCCTTTCTATCTAA